The genomic DNA GGATTTATGGATGACAAACTATTAAGATGTGACTGGTCAACCGCCAGACCTGTCCGAATAAGTTGAGTATCTCCTTAATCCAAAAAACAGCGAGCCACAGACTTCTTAAATGATCTCTCTTGACAAGCCCCAATCGCCGGTCTCGATGGCAAATCTTCCAGGAGCCCTCTCCCTGATAGAGAGCAGCAGGGCGCAAACTCCAGGATAGGAGGTCGCCCGAGATTCCCCGGAAGCTGCAGATCCTGCCTTAAGGCAGAAAATGTGCTGTTGTCCTCTCCAGCGCAGCTTGCCGGGAGCCATCGTATCTCAAAGATCACAGAACCCCCAGAATCACATGCATTATCGCGTATGCCGTCCCTGCCAGCGCTATCAGCCCCACGATGATCCTCGCGGCGATCGAGTCCCGCAGATGGCCTCTTTGAGCCACATAGGCAGACTCTGCGCAACCGGTACCAGCAGTGGGATTGTCTCTGTGAGGCTCATCGTAAAATGCACCCTCCTGCTCATAATCCTCGAAGCTCTCGATGACGTATGGCCCCTCAAGCGTAATCTCAGGGCGCACGGTCTCAGGACGAGCAGGCAGCGATGTTGCAGCAGACACAAGCACGGTCTGTGTGGGCACAATGGATGTGTTCCCGAGAGCGCTCTCCACCGGCACATCAACTGCAGAGCCCCTGATGTTCACAGAACCCACCTCTACCACAGGCACCTCTTTCATCTCCGCGATGCTCTCCGCCTTTCTCCTTATCCGCTCGGTCCTTCCAACCGGCCCCATCTCTGAGAGATTCATCGACTCGTCCCATGCGTAGATCCATCCAGTCCTGTCGATCTCCGATAGCAGGCTCTGCGCTGCAGCCCAGCCGATGCTCATGAGAGCCTTTCTGTGAGCTCCATAGTTCAGTATGTCAGACGGACTCATTCCCTGAACAAGCTCGGATCTTCCAGCCATCTCGAGCGTTTCGGCGATCTTCTCGAAGCTTTCAGTCTGTGATGCCCGAAGATGCTCAGCAGCTCTCTTCAGGTTCGCCGAAGAGTCTCTGCGCTGCCTCTCGTCATCTAGCGCCCCGTTGATGGCACCAAGAGCTTCATACATCTCCTTGTACGGTCCCAGGGTCTTAGCAAGCTCCCGAATGCCACCCATCAGGTACTCACAGGCCACGGAGACCATGCTGAGTATCCGCCACGGCTCCGCTGCGTAGAGATCTATGCTCCAGAGCTCCTTTATCCCCTCCAGACACCGGACGAGTGATGCGACCTTCTCCCTGTCCTTCGATGTGGTGCTGGCGATCGTGCTCTCGAGCGCAGATATCGCTCTCTCGCACAAGGCGACGGCCTCATCCCCGCGGGGTTCTGCGCGGAGCTTCACAAGATAGGAAAGCGATCTCGCCTGTCCAGCAGCCGCCTTCAGCTCCGATATGAGAATCCTGGGATGGAGCGCAAGCTCGCTGAAGCAGTCAGATGCATTCGAGTAAAGCTGAGACGACTGTTTCGCATTTCTCTCAGCAGCGTACCTGCTCGCGAGCAGGCTGTAAGCGGCCGCGAGCGCCGCAACCGTGTTCGGGTAAACAGGCAGCATCTCCTTTCTCAACAGCTTCAGCGCGCGCTCCAGGGAAACCCTGGCTGAATCAGGATCCCCCTTCTCCAGGTAGAAGCGGCCGAGGTTTGAGAGGACTATGCCCGCGTTCTGGCTCTGACCGAGATCCTCGAAGATGGACAAACTTCTATCAAAACATCTCTTCGAGTCGTCCCACCTTCCCATCTCTGCGTACACCCTTCCAAGGCGGCTCAGAAGCCAGGCCGCGCTCCTGCGATCCCCGAGCTGCTCGAACATCCTCAGGCTCTTCTCATAATACAAGACAGCAAGCTCCCTCTCGCCCATCTCTGCGTACACCCTTCCCAGGGATCCGGTCATCTGGGCGACGCCGAAGCTGTCGTTGAGCTTCTCAAATCCCTTCAGACCCTTGAAGTAGCACTCCACGGCTCGATCCCACTGGTACGCGCGCCTGTACGCAGATGCTAGGTTCCCCATGACATGGGCAGCGCTGCTCGGATCTCCTGCATACTCGAATCCCTCCAGGGCTTTTTTATAGTATACAATCGCCTTGCTCAGGTCGCCCTTCTGCGCATGGACCTGGCCGAGGTTGTTCAGCAGCACAGAGCGGACATGCGGCTCCTGTGCCTGGGAGAGCGCCTTCGAGTAGCATTTCATCGCGATCTCGGGCATGCCTGCCCTCCGGCATATGTCGCCCAGCCTCTTGAGCTCATAGATATTGCTCAGGCACTCGGAGAGCTCGCGACACACCTCCTCATCGATATCACCATCGAGACAGCTCTGCAGGAGCTTGACCACAAGACTGGCACACCTGCCCTCAACCGCCCTGGGCTCGATATCGCGGAGGGCGCCGGTGCCCCTGGAGAACGACTCGAATATCTCATGAAGCACTACTAATTGGTCCATCAGTATATCTGATGAGTTATATCTTTAAATAGTTTTTGAATGAAGGAGATTCTAATCATTATATTTCACTACTGATTTTAATTAAATTCGGCATCTTATTAAAAACACACAAGATATATTATTTCATATCAATCATATTATTTTGTTCCATAAACAAAAATAAAATTTGGTGTTTCCGCTGCGGACCCTTTGAGGGTCGGGAATATATTGGGCATGCTGCTAACTCTCCACCATGAGTTTCAGATCTTTCCTAGAGGATCTCCGCGCGGATGGCGTTCTGGAGGAGACCCATGAGCATGTATCCACGGAGTATGAGCTGGCCATGCGCGCAACCGGAAGGGGACCGATGCTCTTCCACAATGCGGATGGCCATGTCTGCTGCATAAACATACTCGGGAGCAGGGAGCTTCTCGCCAGGGCCCTGAGGATGGATGCCAGGAACCTCGCGCGCGATCTCTCAGCTGTGGGCTTTGATGGCCATGTCAGAGAGGTCGACTCATCTCAGTTCCAGGAAAACATCCTGGAGCCGGATCTGATGCGACTTCCGGTGCTGAGGCATTTCAGAGGGGATGGCGGGCGGTACATAACATCAGGCATTGTCGTCTCCAGGCTGGATGACAGGATCAATGCATGCGTTCACAGGCTCATGGTTCTCGACAGGAATAGGCTGGCCGCCAGGCTCGTCCCGGGAAGGCACACGCATCAGATGTACTCCAGAGCCATCGAAACCGGGAGGAGGTTGCCTGTTGCGATCGCCATCGGCGTGGATCCGGTGGTTCTCATAGCTGCTTCAACAAGAGTGCCTGAGAACAAGGAGTTTGAGTATGCATCCGCTCTCAGAGGGGATGTTGTTGAGGTTGTGACCCTTGAGAATGGCGTCCCGGTTCCGCATGCTGAGATCGTTCTGGAGGGATACCTGACGGAGAAGAGGGCTCCGGAGGGGCCGTTTGTGGACATCACCGGCACGATGGATATCGTGAGGGAGGAGCCTGTCATAGAGATCACCAGGATCATGATGAGGGATGACGCGATCTATCATGCACTTCTTCCCGCCGGAGGGGAGCACAGGATGCTGATGGGCGTGCCCTATGAGCCGCTGATATACAGAGAGGCATCAAAGGTCGTGAGGGTCAGGAATGTGCTTCTGACGGAGGGTGGGTGCACGTACTTCCACGCGGTTGTTCAGATAGAAAAGCAGGAGGAGGAGGATGGTTTGAAGGCCATACAGGCCGCGATGGCCGCACACGGGAGCCTGAAACATGTGCTTGTTGTCGACACGGACATCGATATCCACGATCCGAGAGAGCTGGAGTACGCGATCGCGACCAGGGTTCGCGGTGATCAGGACATTTACATGTATCCGAACGTGAGGGGGAGCACGCTGGATCCGAGATCTGTGGATGGGATGACAACAAAAGTAGGGGTCGATGCGACCGCAAAGCTCGACAGGCTCTGGAAGTTCAGGCGTGTTGTCAGACCGTGGTGAGATGGGTTTTCGATCCATGCGATCGAGCCGCCAGAAATGCGTGGGATTGATTGACAGATGTCGAGATGTTCTCCTGGAGATCGGAGTTGCGCCATGCTACCCCCATCATGCGAGCTCGGTCTCGCGGCCATCGGGAATCGAGAATGGCATTCCATGTCCGGGAACCACGATCCTGGCGATGCCTGCTATTCTGTGCATGCTCCTCATGGCGAGAGCCCTGTCCACATGTATTCTCGGCGGGAGATCCTTGATGTAGTTGTCAGCGGTCGGCAGGGCATCGCCAGCGATCACGACATTCTCGCTGCACAGAACAGATATGCTGTCCAGAGTGTGACCTGGCGTCTCCATGAGACTCACCCCCTCCGCCAGAACGCAGCCCTCGCGCAGACCTGTGTGGTATGAGAGCACATCTGCGTTTCGGAAGATATCGTTGCAGCCTGTGTGATCCACATGGAGATGTGTGTTGACCACGATCTCTATGTCATCAGTCGATACCCCTGCTCTTTTAAGGCCGTCGAAAACCCTCTCCCGCTCATCAGCGGATCCTGTATCCACCACCAAAATCCTGTCTGAGATTATCAGAGTCACAGATGAGCTAGCGTAAAGAATGTTTCCTGCAGCATCTCTCACCAGAGAGCCTGGCTTTACGAGCACAATTCTCATCTGCATGGCACCCTCTTGTGTCCGAAAGACCCCTGCCGCAAGACCACATGCCACCGGCGGATAAAGCACACTGTGTCACATCAGATCTGCCAGATCCCTGCCACACCTGCAATCACATCCTTGTTATATCAAAGGCCCTGCTCACCTCTATCTCGCTTCTCCCCATGTACTCGGTGAGATGCCCCCTGACCTGCACATGATCTCCTGCTGACAGACTCCCTCTGACCTCCTTCGCGACCCTGGAGGGGAGGAATATCTGCATCGGAGTTGAGTCCAGTGTGATTATGAGATGGCCGCCGGTGCGGGTCTCCCTGATGCTGACAATCTTTCCGCTCAGAGAGACATCCTCATCGGATCCGGAGATCCCGAATGCCCAGTAAGCGACGGCCAGCGTGGAGAGGGCCATCAGAAGCAGGACTACAGCTATCTTCTCCTCCCTCTGAAGCCAGATGCCCACTGCCCCCGCAGCTGTTAATTCTGTTACTTCTTGTTCTCCTTGGGACCGAACCGCTCCTCCCATGCGGCGTTGAGCGCCTCAAGACAGCTCTCGCAAACGCCCTTGTACGCGCCCTCGGGATTCGCAAGTGTGTGCACCTTGACCTTTATCGGTATCAGAGTCGGCTTTGCCACAGTACAGAGATCACAGTCTGCCATAGAGAACTCCTCCTGCTAGACCTGCTGGCGCTAATACAAATTTAAGCTTTCTCTCGCTGCGCACTATCTCACAAACACCGCCTGGCCGGAGACACATGCTCTATTCATCTCTCCGCCCTACCTGTGGTGTGGGATGCGGAGGGGAGAATCCGTGTGCTCACCTCGCCACATCACTCCCCATCACCTTTACGCCAACACGCCTGCGCCTCGGCCCGTCCAGCTCCACAAAGAGTATCCTCTGCCAAGTCCCCAGGAGAGGTATGCCTTTTTCCACAGGAACGACGACGCTGTTGCCCAGGAGCGACGCCTGGAGGTGAGCTGGGCCGTTTTCACCATGCCTGTACCCCACACCCGGCACGATCTCTCTTATTTTATCGATGATATCAATTAAAAGACCGCTCTCCGCCTCGTTCACGATCAGAGCTGT from Methanothrix thermoacetophila PT includes the following:
- a CDS encoding tetratricopeptide repeat protein — translated: MDQLVVLHEIFESFSRGTGALRDIEPRAVEGRCASLVVKLLQSCLDGDIDEEVCRELSECLSNIYELKRLGDICRRAGMPEIAMKCYSKALSQAQEPHVRSVLLNNLGQVHAQKGDLSKAIVYYKKALEGFEYAGDPSSAAHVMGNLASAYRRAYQWDRAVECYFKGLKGFEKLNDSFGVAQMTGSLGRVYAEMGERELAVLYYEKSLRMFEQLGDRRSAAWLLSRLGRVYAEMGRWDDSKRCFDRSLSIFEDLGQSQNAGIVLSNLGRFYLEKGDPDSARVSLERALKLLRKEMLPVYPNTVAALAAAYSLLASRYAAERNAKQSSQLYSNASDCFSELALHPRILISELKAAAGQARSLSYLVKLRAEPRGDEAVALCERAISALESTIASTTSKDREKVASLVRCLEGIKELWSIDLYAAEPWRILSMVSVACEYLMGGIRELAKTLGPYKEMYEALGAINGALDDERQRRDSSANLKRAAEHLRASQTESFEKIAETLEMAGRSELVQGMSPSDILNYGAHRKALMSIGWAAAQSLLSEIDRTGWIYAWDESMNLSEMGPVGRTERIRRKAESIAEMKEVPVVEVGSVNIRGSAVDVPVESALGNTSIVPTQTVLVSAATSLPARPETVRPEITLEGPYVIESFEDYEQEGAFYDEPHRDNPTAGTGCAESAYVAQRGHLRDSIAARIIVGLIALAGTAYAIMHVILGVL
- a CDS encoding UbiD family decarboxylase, which codes for MSFRSFLEDLRADGVLEETHEHVSTEYELAMRATGRGPMLFHNADGHVCCINILGSRELLARALRMDARNLARDLSAVGFDGHVREVDSSQFQENILEPDLMRLPVLRHFRGDGGRYITSGIVVSRLDDRINACVHRLMVLDRNRLAARLVPGRHTHQMYSRAIETGRRLPVAIAIGVDPVVLIAASTRVPENKEFEYASALRGDVVEVVTLENGVPVPHAEIVLEGYLTEKRAPEGPFVDITGTMDIVREEPVIEITRIMMRDDAIYHALLPAGGEHRMLMGVPYEPLIYREASKVVRVRNVLLTEGGCTYFHAVVQIEKQEEEDGLKAIQAAMAAHGSLKHVLVVDTDIDIHDPRELEYAIATRVRGDQDIYMYPNVRGSTLDPRSVDGMTTKVGVDATAKLDRLWKFRRVVRPW
- a CDS encoding MBL fold metallo-hydrolase encodes the protein MQMRIVLVKPGSLVRDAAGNILYASSSVTLIISDRILVVDTGSADERERVFDGLKRAGVSTDDIEIVVNTHLHVDHTGCNDIFRNADVLSYHTGLREGCVLAEGVSLMETPGHTLDSISVLCSENVVIAGDALPTADNYIKDLPPRIHVDRALAMRSMHRIAGIARIVVPGHGMPFSIPDGRETELA
- a CDS encoding OB-fold nucleic acid binding domain-containing protein is translated as MGIWLQREEKIAVVLLLMALSTLAVAYWAFGISGSDEDVSLSGKIVSIRETRTGGHLIITLDSTPMQIFLPSRVAKEVRGSLSAGDHVQVRGHLTEYMGRSEIEVSRAFDITRM
- the fpoO gene encoding F420H2 dehydrogenase subunit FpoO; the encoded protein is MADCDLCTVAKPTLIPIKVKVHTLANPEGAYKGVCESCLEALNAAWEERFGPKENKK
- a CDS encoding secondary thiamine-phosphate synthase enzyme YjbQ; this encodes MIELSTNRGCEIVDITPQVQRAVRDSGVIDGICLVYTLHTTTALIVNEAESGLLIDIIDKIREIVPGVGYRHGENGPAHLQASLLGNSVVVPVEKGIPLLGTWQRILFVELDGPRRRRVGVKVMGSDVAR